The Anastrepha ludens isolate Willacy chromosome 2, idAnaLude1.1, whole genome shotgun sequence genome contains a region encoding:
- the LOC128865229 gene encoding serendipity locus protein delta-like, with translation MRVSAVWRHFVKVDEGRRVRCKECNKLLKYNKSTTTLSFHLRAMHGIDTAKSSTQLDVSETASTIRELTSEYCFLCGKSSKLSNQTFQNIETCKVPASGKPIQVVLQHLANCVKTNLVFQGVASICLECCDELAEYDNLMVNLLSFQKRLTERLRSVLSGELKLEQVDYDESISEAIIVEDDGQIEDAFNPDLDAKEEFIEIVGNEENVECNVQDEESLQSEKGIDDDDDDDWMGGDSSLGEKNQECVVCGLIFKTKSELSKHISSAHNIKQFICPICGVVRRDEEYLELHMNVHDGKTENECRYCEKRFTRPVNTLRHMRKHWDKKEYQCEKCGERFSLDNMLYNHRMRHEAEENPLICSICNQSFRSRKTYNHHMLIHQENRPRHHCTHCSKSFTERYTLKMHMRTHNIELPSCRYRVAQLLDEQEQNETKEAVSTLISKFETTSPQKEFRCVICSRIFENKENLEKHLESDHDVILDEEQNQ, from the exons atgcgAGTGAGCGCAGTTTGGCGGCATTTTGTCAAAGTTGATGAAGGAAGAAGAGTTAGATGCAAAGAGTGTAATAAATTgttgaaatacaataaaagcaCCACGACACTTTCGTTCCACCTAAGAGCTATGCATGGAATAGATACAG CTAAGTCTAGCACACAACTAGATGTTTCCGAAACAGCAAGTACCATCCGAGAGTTGACCAGCGAGTATTGTTTCTTATGTGGCAAATCAAGCAAACTTTCAAACCAAACATTCCAAAATATAGAGACATGCAAAGTTCCTGCGTCAGGAAAACCTATTCAGGTTGTATTACAACATTTGGCTAATTGCGTCAAAACGAATTTGGTGTTTCAAGGAGTTGCTAGTATATGTTTGGAATGTTGTGACGAATTAGCCGAATATGACAATTTAATGGTTAATTTACTTTCTTTCCAAAAACGGTTAACTGAACGTCTTCGATCAGTTTTATCTGGCGAACTCAAATTGGAGCAAGTCGACTACGATGAGTCGATTTCCGAGGCTATAATTGTTGAAGACGATGGTCAGATAGAAGATGCCTTTAACCCAGATTTAGACGCAAAAGAAGAATTCATTGAAATCGTtggtaatgaagaaaatgttgagTGTAATGTCCAAGACGAAGAAAGTTTGCAAAGCGAAAAAGGTATTGAcgacgatgatgatgacgattgGATGGGGGGAGATAGCAGTTTAGGTGAGAAAAACCAAGAATGCGTTGTTTGTGGACTGATATTCAAAACAAAGTCTGAACTTTCAAAACATATAAGCTCAGCTcataatataaaacaatttatttgccCTATTTGTGGGGTAGTGCGAAGGGACGAGGAGTATTTGGAGTTACATATGAATGTGCATGATGGTAAAACAGAAAATGAATGCCGATACTGTGAAAAGCGCTTCACAAGGCCAGTAAATACCCTGCGCCACATGCGTAAACATTGGGATAAAAAGGAATACCAGTGCGAAAAATGTGGAGAACGTTTCTCTTTGGACAATATGCTATATAATCACCGAATGCGACATGAAGCCGAAGAGAATCCACTTATATGTAGTATATGCAACCAATCATTTAGGTCACGAAAAACTTACAATCACCACATGCTCATACATCAAGAGAATAGACCACGGCACCACTGCACACACTGCTCAAAATCTTTCACCGAACGTTATACACTAAAAATGCACATGAGAACGCACAATATTGAATTACCATCGTGTCGGTATCGCGTGGCTCAATTATTAGATGAACAGGAGCAAAACGAAACAAAGGAAGCAGTGTCAACGCTCATATCAAAATTTGAAACGACATCACCTCAGAAGGAGTTTAGGTGTGTCATTTGCAGTCGAATATTTGAGAATAAGGAAAACTTGGAGAAACATTTGGAAAGCGATCATGATGTTATCTTAGACGAAGAACAAAACCAATga
- the LOC128865251 gene encoding probable cytochrome P450 313a4, with product MLTRSEKFDSCSCGQWRFLYLITFITVLAYFYLYLKRRRFQNITSNIPTVFGIPFIGVVYKLIPIKRFLYAISSYFEELNTSTYAVWLGISPIIITIDPEIIKTVTSSAEFLNKAETLYDPLDGAVPEGIITSKVNKWKHNRKLMNGFFNHKALMSFIPVFNRGSNIAVNRLRKMSGRGEHKLFDLIKRVILEVSIETTMGIEMKEGSTENKELVESFSIMMNRIAKVAVCSTMGLGFLARTSSYYKSIRFLRKFLNKLIEQHTDNNNTSRNSETWTDGKESMSSFLEIALNYCERGQLQREDVIIESISLIGASFETVATSIYSALLMLAMHPDVQENLFQEIYTLSPEKNMKVTYEHLKQVPYLDMVVEETLRLMPSIPVVGRETIHKTKLTSQMVLPPKMQVIIPIFSLHRSKTWWGPEAHLFNPNNFLPENIAKRHPYAYMPFSKGARNCVGWRYAEIAVRISLIALVRNLKFSTSFKYEDLHFVDHISLLYDVEPNLQVDLREI from the exons ATGTTAACGCGTTCGGAGAAGTTTGACAGTTGTTCGTGCGGGCAATGgcgatttttgtatttaataacttttataaCCGTTTTAGCATACTTCTACCTGTACCTTAAACGGAGacgatttcaaaatattacttcAAATATACCAACGGTTTTTGGAATACCATTTATTGGAGTAGTATATAAATTGATACCCATAAAAC GGTTTTTGTATGCAATAAGTTCGTATTTTGAAGAACTTAATACTTCAACATATGCAGTGTGGCTCGGAATAAGTCCAATAATTATCACgatagatccagaaataataAAGACAGTTACATCGTCTGCGGAGTTTTTGAACAAAGCGGAAACGTTATACGACCCTCTTGATGGTGCTGTACCGGAAGGGATCATTACTAGCAAAG ttAATAAATGGAAACACAATCGCAAATTAATGAATGGGTTTTTCAACCACAAGGCGCTGATGAGTTTTATTCCTGTATTTAACCGAGGCTCGAATATAGCTGTGAACCGTTTAAGAAAAATGTCTGGTCGCGGCGAGCACAAATTATTTGATCTCATCAAACGTGTCATACTGGAGGTATCGATAG aaaCTACCATGGGAATCGAAATGAAAGAAGGATCCACGGAAAACAAGGAGCTGGTAGAATCATTTAGTAT catgatgAACAGAATTGCCAAAGTTGCAGTGTGTTCCACCATGGGTCTCGGTTTCTTAGCACGCACTTCCAGTTATTATAAATCAATCCGTTTCCTACGAAAGTTTCTAAATAAA TTAATAGAACAGCATACGGACAACAATAACACTTCCCGTAATAGTGAAACTTGGACAGATGGCAAAGAAAGCATGAGTTCATTCTTGGAAATCGCTCTGAATTATTGTGAACGGGGACAATTACAAAGGGAGGATGTTATCATCGAATCAATCAGTTTGATTGGCGCG TCGTTCGAAACAGTTGCCACATCAATTTATTCGGCTTTGTTAATGTTAGCCATGCATCCGGATGTACAAGAAAATCTCTTTCAAGAAATCTATACGTTATCTCCAGAAAAGAACATGAAAGTTACCTACGAACATCTGAAACAAGTTCCTTATCTAGATATGGTCGTGGAGGAAACGTTACGTCTTATGCCATCCATACCAGTTGTAGGACGGGAAACTATTCACAAAACGAAATTAACATCTCAAATGGTTTTGCCACCGAAAATGCAAGTGATAATTCCTATTTTTAGTTTGCATCGTTCTAAAACTTGGTGGGGCCCCGAAGCTCACCTTTTCAATCCTAATAATTTCTTACCAGAAAATATTGCCAAAAGACATCCGTATGCATACATGCCATTCTCGAAAGGAGCCAGAAATTGTGTTG GCTGGCGATATGCGGAAATTGCAGTAAGAATTTCTCTAATCGCGCTCGTGCGGAATCTCAAATTCTCAACATCTTTCAAATACGAAGATTTACATTTTGTCGACCATATAAGTTTGTTGTATGATGTGGAGCCAAATTTACAAGTAGATTTAAGGGAAATTTAA
- the LOC128865217 gene encoding serendipity locus protein delta-like produces MRCQLCQIAVGGFDDLEDINKKTPFSRKSIRAIITYLAKTAKPAIDVPWSGDTYANICKICVNDILIYDEYMIKLLEVQKRIISSLRNPPINEEYLVIQSLDESMSNVDLKIEKVEISVEANIESSDCGNDDGNNSSLEDNEIKETDVNYNEDFGNVEDLEDLSELDETVEESTPNNRRCNVPVNCHVCNKIFKNKTQRRRHVNVVHKPTKQIWKCEICGITTKDEEYLELHKNIHEGKSDLECRYCNKRYTRKINVIRHMHKHWDKKKFQCERCGLRFSERPIYYNHRLQHEAEEDPLICEVCNQSFKTRRTYRNHLWVHREDRPRYSCEICGKTFVEKYTLKVHLRCHNGKEEERSTGRRKIINEPRQEEQTFECVICGEQFSSKDLCDQHMKVQHDVILRAENIFM; encoded by the coding sequence ATGCGTTGTCAACTATGTCAAATAGCAGTTGGTGGATTTGATGACCTGGaggatataaacaaaaaaactcctTTCTCTAGAAAGTCTATCCGCGCAATTATAACTTATTTAGCGAAAACAGCTAAACCCGCTATAGATGTGCCATGGAGTGGTGACACCTATGCCAACATATGTAAAATTTGTGTTAATGACATCTTAATTTATGATGAGTATATGATAAAACTATTAGAAGTACAAAAACGGATTATTTCGTCTTTGCGAAATCCGCCGATAAATGAAGAATATCTTGTGATTCAATCATTAGACGAATCTATGAGCAATgttgatttaaaaattgaaaaggtTGAAATAAGTGTCGAAGCTAATATTGAATCAAGTGATTGCGGTAATGATGATGGAAATAACTCTTCGCTTGAAGATAACGAAATAAAAGAAACTGATGTAAATTACAATGAAGATTTTGGAAACGTCGAAGATTTAGAAGATTTAAGTGAATTAGATGAAACTGTTGAGGAATCTACCCCAAACAATAGGAGATGCAATGTTCCGGTAAATTGTCATGtatgtaacaaaatttttaaaaataaaacgcaGCGACGTCGCCATGTAAACGTTGTACATAAGCCCACTAAACAAATTTGGAAATGTGAAATTTGCGGAATTACCACGAAGGATGAAGAATACTTAGAATTGCATAAGAATATTCATGAAGGAAAATCAGATTTAGAGTGTCGATACTGCAACAAACGGTATACCCGAAAAATCAATGTTATACGGCATATGCACAAGCATTGggacaaaaagaaatttcagtGCGAAAGATGTGGTTTAAGATTCTCCGAGAGGCCAATTTATTATAACCACAGATTACAACATGAAGCTGAGGAAGACCCACTTATTTGTGAAGTGTGTAATCAATCGTTCAAAACTCGGCGCACCTATAGGAATCATTTGTGGGTGCATCGTGAAGATCGACCACGTTATAGCTGTGAAATTTGTGGCAAgacttttgttgaaaaatatacaCTTAAAGTGCATCTGAGGTGCCATAATGGAAAAGAGGAAGAACGTAGTACTGGACGTCGGAAAATCATAAATGAACCACGGCAGGAGGAACAAACCTTTGAATGTGTCATATGTGGCGAGCAATTTTCCTCTAAAGATTTATGTGATCAACACATGAAAGTTCAACACGATGTAATTTTGAGagcggaaaatatttttatgtaa
- the LOC128865239 gene encoding 60S ribosomal protein L32 has product MTTTDSLKFALLPPTSSFFLFDVHLKKYRVKMTIRPAYRPKIVKKRTKHFIRHQSDRYAKLSHKWRKPKGIDNRVRRRFKGQYLMPNIGYGSNKRTRHMLPTGFKKFLVHNVRELEVLLMQNREYCGEIAHGVSSKKRKEIVERAKQLAIRLTNPNSRLRSQENE; this is encoded by the exons ATGACAACAACTGACAGCCTGAAATTTGCCCTACTGCCACCAACTTcaagtttctttctttttgacGTGCACCTTAAGAAATATCG cgTGAAGATGACGATTCGTCCCGCTTACAGGCCTAAAATTGTGAAGAAGCGCACAAAGCACTTCATTCGCCACCAGTCGGATCGCTATGCGAAACTTTcg CACAAATGGCGTAAACCAAAAGGTATCGACAACAGAGTACGACGTCGTTTTAAGGGCCAGTACCTGATGCCAAATATTGGTTATGGTTCAAACAAACGTACTCGTCATATGCTGCCAACCGGTTTCAAGAAGTTTTTGGTCCACAATGTTCGAGAATTGGAAGTGCTGTTGATGCAAAATCGCGAATACTGCGGTGAAATTGCTCACGGCGTATCCTCCAAGAAGCGGAAGGAAATTGTTGAGCGTGCCAAGCAGCTGGCGATTCGTCTTACCAACCCCAACAGTCGGTTGCGATCACAGGAGAACGAATAA
- the LOC128865244 gene encoding mitochondrial nicotinamide adenine dinucleotide transporter SLC25A51, which yields MLKRTMNNNSKLTDVSAEALTTNPHIYTQSILTAFDWKEFACGCGAAFINIGVTYPIYKMIFRQMLHGVPITSAFGQLRHEGLAFLYRGIFPPMAQKTISLSIMFGVFDGSRRYLINNFSMNEYTIKIVAGISSGTVEAVLLPFERIQTLLAHSKYHEYFANTPRAFNYVLVHHGFLELYRGIVPVLWRNGPSNAMFFILREEASIFLPDTTSKATKTAQEFVAGAIIGASISTIFYPFNVIKVAMQSEMGQKSETMWAICKRIYFERGNRIRYFYRGCGFNSFRSFLSWGIMNTAYENLKKVMS from the exons ATGTTAAAACGCACCATGAATAACAATTCAAAATTGACGGATGTCAGCGCTGAGGCTCTAACAACAAATCCTCATATTTACACACAGTCAATACTAACCGCATTTGATTGGAAAGAGTTTGCATGTGGCTGTGGAGCAGCTTTTATAAATATAGGCGTCACCTATCCTATTTACAAAAtgatttttcgccaaatgctcCATGGTGTGCCAATAACATCGGCCTTCGGTCAGTTACGCCATGAAGGATTAGCTTTTCTTTATCGTGGCATCTTCCCACCAATGGCACAAAAGACTATTTCCTTATCCATTATGTTTGGCGTGTTTGATGGATCCCGTCGATATTTAATCAATAACTTTAGTATGAATGAATACACAATCAAAATAGTAGCCGGTATTTCATCAGGCACCGTCGAAGCTGTACTTCTTCCCTTCGAGAGAATACAAACACTACTGGCGCACTCCAAATACCACGAATACTTTGCTAATACTCCGCGAGCATTCAA ctATGTATTGGTTCACCATGGATTTTTAGAATTATACAGGGGTATTGTGCCAGTGCTTTGGAGAAATGGGCCATCCAATGCCATGTTCTTTATACTTCGGGAAGAAGCATCCATATTTTTGCCAGATACT ACATCCAAAGCAACTAAAACAGCACAAGAATTTGTGGCAGGAGCAATCATTGGAGCGTCAattagcacaattttttatccATTTAATGTGATAAAAGTTGCCATGCAAAGTGAAATGGGTCAAAAATCGGAAACAATGTGGGCAATATGCAAACGAATCTACTTTGAACGCGGAAATCGGATTCGATATTTCTATCGAGGATGTGGCTTCAATTCATTTCGTTCCTTTCTCAGTTGGGGAATTATGAACACAGcttatgaaaatttgaagaaagtcatgtcgtaa
- the LOC128865210 gene encoding serendipity locus protein delta-like → MATAQTEITRIRCFLCRRKVTSTRDQYIVDSSRCPASKKSFRDVLSYLARHANTELHIARGESVCSSCHFDLVEYDTYLMKALKKQRILLDLIEKAVTGFDSDFENEIEPDVSALDDLTDDHFFDDAQISDSEIAQTIEDVMGETAEGQSRSSGSNNRRSRSIKIKCDFCAMKFHTKSGLKKHVSNAHKKFSCELCSYSHRNEDYVMLHMNTHEGRNENQCRFCDKEFTTKISTIRHMEVHYNSKKYQCDKCGLCFSQTTVLYNHKLQHEAEEQPLQCEVCSQVFKTKRTYRHHMITHREDRPRYNCEYCSKTFTEKYTLKVHKRTHPEAVESNETAQSQQQVQNTARDNDESTYTPTKALSQEIKFNCIICDQIFSVKDHLNKHMEKEHDVILKSLTINNFSEFDVVEDDAKKACHICGQMFSAQANLDYHLKYVHTSTL, encoded by the coding sequence atggcGACGGCACAGACAGAAATTACTAGAATAAGATGCTTTTTGTGTCGACGGAAAGTCACATCTACGCGGGATCAGTATATCGTTGACAGTAGTAGGTGCCCTGCATCAAAGAAGTCCTTTAGAGATGTATTGTCTTATTTGGCGCGTCATGCTAATACAGAACTACACATTGCCCGAGGGGAATCTGTTTGCTCTTCATGTCATTTCGATCTGGTGGAATACGATACTTACCTTATGAAAGCTCTAAAGAAACAACGCATTCTTTTGgatttaattgaaaaagctGTGACGGGATTTGATTCCGATTTTGAAAATGAGATCGAACCCGATGTGAGTGCGCTGGACGATCTCACTGACGATCATTTTTTTGACGATGCACAGATATCAGATTCAGAAATCGCGCAAACCATAGAGGATGTTATGGGAGAAACCGCTGAAGGCCAATCTAGAAGTTCAGGTAGTAATAATCGCAGAAGCCGCTCAATCAAGATTAAGTGCGACTTTTGTGCGATGAAATTTCATACTAAATCGGGTTTAAAAAAACACGTATCCAATGCTCATAAAAAATTCAGTTGCGAATTGTGTAGTTACAGCCATCGAAACGAAGACTACGTCATGTTACATATGAATACACACGAAGGACGAAATGAAAACCAATGTCGGTTTTGTGATAAAGAGTTTACTACAAAAATTAGCACTATCCGACATATGGAAGTGCATTACAattcgaaaaaatatcaatgCGATAAGTGTGGCCTTTGTTTTTCACAAACAACTGTTTTGTACAACCACAAATTACAACATGAAGCTGAAGAGCAACCGTTACAGTGCGAAGTTTGTTCGCAAGTATTTAAGACAAAGCGCACATATCGCCATCATATGATAACGCACCGAGAGGATCGTCCGCGTTACAATTGTGAATACTGCTCTAAAACGTTTACAGAGAAATATACACTTAAAGTTCACAAACGTACACATCCTGAAGCCGTTGAATCTAATGAAACAGCACAATCACAACAACAGGTGCAAAATACGGCACGAGATAACGATGAATCTACGTATACCCCAACGAAAGCTCTATCTCAAGAAATAAAGTTTAATTGTATAATTTGtgaccaaatattttcagtaaagGATCACTTAAACAAGCACATGGAAAAAGAGCATGACGTTATACTTAAGTCTTTAACGatcaacaatttttctgaattcgATGTGGTAGAAGACGACGCCAAGAAAGCGTGTCATATATGCGGACAAATGTTTAGTGCCCAAGCAAACTTAGATTACCATCTAAAATATGTTCACACAAGTACATTGTAA